From Drosophila suzukii chromosome 2R, CBGP_Dsuzu_IsoJpt1.0, whole genome shotgun sequence, a single genomic window includes:
- the LOC108019759 gene encoding UNC93-like protein isoform X1, with protein MNQWGLLTPDPAEDMVHPSDTSDTNNEELALERSVAHGSTNGNGHSAGPTTTPNGDHKVNQRVYEPRERFIITKNVVVIGLAFMIHFTAFHGTSNLQSSVNADEALGTTTLAVIYGSLILSNIFLPMTVISWFGCRLTMALALFAYMPYIAAQFYPRFATLIPAALMVGFGGGPLWCSKCTYLSTVSEALTQVRGNKSRKDVNTVKFFGLFFIFYQMAQVWGNLISSSVLTLSAPSPQSPANESFELELQRELERSRVAQLCGARFCPGVGAEANPNLVPPAPEQIQLLNSIFLACMAAAVVMMIFGVSSLKRYGVKRGDTGDGMSGLKLLTVTINLLRKRRQILMLPITMFIGLEEAFLAVDFTRSFVACGWGISRIGFAMICFGVANAVAAGIAGALVERFGRVTLAGLCAVLNLCLLTYMYSWEAREGDYLSYCAFAAIWGICDGVWLVVVNAFYGILFPNHLIAAYSNFRLWESTGSVIGYVISSQLCTSTKLLILMGVMCVGCVGYGLIEYRVWQKQKNLEVMLSD; from the exons GGCCTGCTGACCCCTGACCCCGCAGAGGACATGGTTCACCCGAGTGACACGTCGGACACCAACAACGAGGAGCTGGCGCTGGAACGCAGTGTTGCACATGGCAGTACCAACGGCAACGGCCACTCGGCTGGGCCCACAACCACTCCGAACGGGGACCACAAAGTCAATCAGCGGGTGTACGAGCCGCGCGAGCGCTTCATTATCACCAAGAACGTGGTCGTAATAGGCCTGGCCTTCATGATTCACTTCACGGCCTTCCACGGCACCTCGAACCTGCAGAGCTCGGTGAACGCGGACGAGGCCCTCGGAACCACCACCCTGGCGGTCATCTACGGCTCGCTGATACTGTCCAACATCTTCCTGCCGATGACCGTGATTAG TTGGTTCGGCTGCCGGCTGACCATGGCGCTGGCCCTGTTCGCCTACATGCCCTACATAGCCGCCCAGTTCTACCCGAGGTTCGCGACCCTGATCCCGGCGGCCCTAATGGTGGGTTTCGGAGGCGGACCGCTGTGGTGCTCCAAGTGCACCTACCTCTCCACCGTCTCGGAGGCCCTCACCCAGGTGCGGGGCAACAAGTCGCGCAAGGACGTCAACACCGTCAAGTTCTTCGGACTCTTCTTCATCTTCTACCAGATGGCCCAGGTGTGGGGCAACCTGATCTCCTCCTCGGTCCTGACCCTGAGTGCCCCTTCCCCGCAGTCGCCGGCCAACGAGAGCTTCGAGCTGGAGCTGCAGCGGGAGCTCGAGCGCAGCAGGGTGGCCCAGCTGTGCGGGGCCCGTTTCTGCCCAGGAGTAGGAGCCGAGGCCAATCCCAACCTGGTGCCCCCTGCCCCCGAGCAAATCCAGCTGCTCAACTCCATCTTCCTCGCGTGCATGGCAGCCGCAGTGGTCATGATGATCTTCGGAGTCAGCTCCCTCAAGCG CTATGGAGTCAAGCGCGGAGATACCGGCGACGGAATGTCCGGCCTGAAGCTCCTCACAGTGACCATAAACCTGCTCCGCAAGCGCCGCCAGATCCTGATGCTGCCCATCACGATGTTCATCGGCCTGGAGGAGGCCTTCCTGGCCGTGGACTTCACCCGCTCCTTCGTGGCCTGCGGATGGGGCATCTCCAGGATCGGGTTCGCCATGATCTGCTTTGGAGTGGCGAACGCGGTGGCTGCCGGGATCGCAGGTGCCCTGGTGGAGCGCTTCGGGCGAGTCACCCTGGCCGGACTGTGCGCTGTGCTGAACCTCTGCCTGCTCACCTACATGTACTCCTGGGAggcgagggaaggcgactacCTGAGCTACTGCGCCTTTGCTGCGATTTGGGGCATTTGCGACGGAGTCTGGCTGGTGGTGGTCAATG CTTTTTATGGCATTCTGTTCCCGAACCATCTGATTGCCGCTTATAGCAACTTCCGGCTGTGGGAAAGCACTGGTTCTGTAATCGGCTACGTCATCAGTTCGCAGCTTTGCACCTCCACAAAATTGCTGATTTTGATGGGCGTTATGTGCGTGGGCTGCGTGGG GTATGGCCTCATCGAATACCGCGTTTGGCAGAAGCAAAAGAACCTGGAGGTCATGCTCAGTGACTGA
- the LOC108019759 gene encoding UNC93-like protein isoform X2, producing MVHPSDTSDTNNEELALERSVAHGSTNGNGHSAGPTTTPNGDHKVNQRVYEPRERFIITKNVVVIGLAFMIHFTAFHGTSNLQSSVNADEALGTTTLAVIYGSLILSNIFLPMTVISWFGCRLTMALALFAYMPYIAAQFYPRFATLIPAALMVGFGGGPLWCSKCTYLSTVSEALTQVRGNKSRKDVNTVKFFGLFFIFYQMAQVWGNLISSSVLTLSAPSPQSPANESFELELQRELERSRVAQLCGARFCPGVGAEANPNLVPPAPEQIQLLNSIFLACMAAAVVMMIFGVSSLKRYGVKRGDTGDGMSGLKLLTVTINLLRKRRQILMLPITMFIGLEEAFLAVDFTRSFVACGWGISRIGFAMICFGVANAVAAGIAGALVERFGRVTLAGLCAVLNLCLLTYMYSWEAREGDYLSYCAFAAIWGICDGVWLVVVNAFYGILFPNHLIAAYSNFRLWESTGSVIGYVISSQLCTSTKLLILMGVMCVGCVGYGLIEYRVWQKQKNLEVMLSD from the exons ATGGTTCACCCGAGTGACACGTCGGACACCAACAACGAGGAGCTGGCGCTGGAACGCAGTGTTGCACATGGCAGTACCAACGGCAACGGCCACTCGGCTGGGCCCACAACCACTCCGAACGGGGACCACAAAGTCAATCAGCGGGTGTACGAGCCGCGCGAGCGCTTCATTATCACCAAGAACGTGGTCGTAATAGGCCTGGCCTTCATGATTCACTTCACGGCCTTCCACGGCACCTCGAACCTGCAGAGCTCGGTGAACGCGGACGAGGCCCTCGGAACCACCACCCTGGCGGTCATCTACGGCTCGCTGATACTGTCCAACATCTTCCTGCCGATGACCGTGATTAG TTGGTTCGGCTGCCGGCTGACCATGGCGCTGGCCCTGTTCGCCTACATGCCCTACATAGCCGCCCAGTTCTACCCGAGGTTCGCGACCCTGATCCCGGCGGCCCTAATGGTGGGTTTCGGAGGCGGACCGCTGTGGTGCTCCAAGTGCACCTACCTCTCCACCGTCTCGGAGGCCCTCACCCAGGTGCGGGGCAACAAGTCGCGCAAGGACGTCAACACCGTCAAGTTCTTCGGACTCTTCTTCATCTTCTACCAGATGGCCCAGGTGTGGGGCAACCTGATCTCCTCCTCGGTCCTGACCCTGAGTGCCCCTTCCCCGCAGTCGCCGGCCAACGAGAGCTTCGAGCTGGAGCTGCAGCGGGAGCTCGAGCGCAGCAGGGTGGCCCAGCTGTGCGGGGCCCGTTTCTGCCCAGGAGTAGGAGCCGAGGCCAATCCCAACCTGGTGCCCCCTGCCCCCGAGCAAATCCAGCTGCTCAACTCCATCTTCCTCGCGTGCATGGCAGCCGCAGTGGTCATGATGATCTTCGGAGTCAGCTCCCTCAAGCG CTATGGAGTCAAGCGCGGAGATACCGGCGACGGAATGTCCGGCCTGAAGCTCCTCACAGTGACCATAAACCTGCTCCGCAAGCGCCGCCAGATCCTGATGCTGCCCATCACGATGTTCATCGGCCTGGAGGAGGCCTTCCTGGCCGTGGACTTCACCCGCTCCTTCGTGGCCTGCGGATGGGGCATCTCCAGGATCGGGTTCGCCATGATCTGCTTTGGAGTGGCGAACGCGGTGGCTGCCGGGATCGCAGGTGCCCTGGTGGAGCGCTTCGGGCGAGTCACCCTGGCCGGACTGTGCGCTGTGCTGAACCTCTGCCTGCTCACCTACATGTACTCCTGGGAggcgagggaaggcgactacCTGAGCTACTGCGCCTTTGCTGCGATTTGGGGCATTTGCGACGGAGTCTGGCTGGTGGTGGTCAATG CTTTTTATGGCATTCTGTTCCCGAACCATCTGATTGCCGCTTATAGCAACTTCCGGCTGTGGGAAAGCACTGGTTCTGTAATCGGCTACGTCATCAGTTCGCAGCTTTGCACCTCCACAAAATTGCTGATTTTGATGGGCGTTATGTGCGTGGGCTGCGTGGG GTATGGCCTCATCGAATACCGCGTTTGGCAGAAGCAAAAGAACCTGGAGGTCATGCTCAGTGACTGA